The Molothrus ater isolate BHLD 08-10-18 breed brown headed cowbird chromosome 1, BPBGC_Mater_1.1, whole genome shotgun sequence genome includes a window with the following:
- the RBM24 gene encoding RNA-binding protein 24, protein MHTTQKDTTYTKIFVGGLPYHTTDSSLRKYFEVFGDIEEAVVITDRQTGKSRGYGFVTMADRAAAERACKDPNPIIDGRKANVNLAYLGAKPRIMQPGFAFGVQQLHPALIQRPFGIPAHYVYPQAFVQPGVVIPHVQPAAAAASTTPYIDYTGAAYAQYSAAAAAYEQYPYAASPAAAAGYVAAGGYGYAVQQPLTAAAPGTAAAAAAAFGQYQPQQLQADRMQ, encoded by the exons ATGCACACGACGCAGAAGGACACCACTTACACCAAGATCTTCGTCGGGGGCTTGCCCTACCACACCACCGACTCCAGCCTGCGCAAGTACTTCGAGGTCTTCGGGGACATCGAGGAGGCGGTGGTCATCACCGACCGGCAGACGGGCAAGTCCCGGGGATACGGCTTT GTCACCATggctgacagagctgctgctgaaagggCTTGTAAAGACCCCAACCCCATCATCGATGGCAGGAAAGCCAACGTGAATCTGGCGTACCTGGGTGCCAAGCCGCGGATAATGCAGCCAG GTTTTGCCTTTGGTGTCCAGCAGCTTCATCCCGCTCTCATACAGAGGCCTTTCGG GATACCCGCTCACTATGTCTATCCACAGGCTTTTGTGCAGCCTGGAGTGGTAATTCCCCACGTGCAGCCCGCGGCAGCCGCTGCTTCCACCACGCCCTACATCGACTACACCGGCGCGGCGTACGCGCAGTACTCGGCGGCAGCGGCCGCCTATGAGCAGTACCCGTACGCCGCctccccggccgccgccgccggctACGTGGCGGCCGGGGGCTACGGCTATGCCGTGCAGCAGCCCCTGACCGCAGCAGCGCCCGGCACGgccgcggcggccgcggcggcgtTCGGCCAGTACCAGCCCCAACAGCTGCAGGCAGACCGCATGCAATAG